The Mytilus edulis chromosome 5, xbMytEdul2.2, whole genome shotgun sequence genomic interval gggaaaattaagcataatgaaggttggtaagaaggaaacccattgcaaaaaatacaatcctaaaaagtgAATAatgaccatacaggagcctttaagcAAGAACTGTTCAagatcggctcatcgctactggttatcgtgcgataataccatttcgggggcctttgcctacgaacagacacacagatgcccgtatccaatattgtgcagagctcgccaaagttggaaattaacgtcgtggaggaagatccattgttccaatggaattcggtttatcttccttggccctttcgtagcccgaatttgaaccatatcgagcatacatgtatatgggaCACTGATGGGCGTAAATtgcacgaaaggacaccccagttcaaacaggtcatgaaataaacaataccttGTGTCAAGAATGGTTGCTGCTAGCTTAGCAACAAATgagtcgacttatggcaggaatcagaagacattaagatgcggttatccgtttgaatggaagCTGCGCACAAAGTATTAATTATTTGGCGTATATCGaccaaccatgatgtgaacaatcatctaaagattaattttgaaatgtctgacattgtaaagttcgactacagtaaaacttgtaaaatgcatttttttgtacaaaaaacacttcattttgttataaaaattttggttcgataaaacctttttttttcatacattttttgttcgttttaaagccaatgttatcattaactacgtttcgatattattttacaaatattttatcatattccatccaaaataagagactgatttttcaatttttaaaaaatcaaggtgttgcaatacttttttccatgtgtatagataatttataacaaatatgacagatatgaGCAAGTAACAACCATTAATTTATTAGTCGCTGACAAGAAAGACACAAGGTATAGATCTGAGGGCACTCACTGTTACTGAAAGTCAATACcaactagtaaaaaaaatcaagtatcTTTGAGGATGTctaaagtatcaatcagtacacgtCTTACATCcaaatgtattttgtgtaaagATTAGATTAAAAAATGCAGGTTTCAACAGATTAAGGCCATATCAAGGTCCTTACAAGTTCTCCAAACAAACCAtaaaaaacactttataaatttaactGTTACCCACAAATCCTTGAAAGTCAGTTCCCCACAAATAAGACTTAATCTTTAGTTGATATTTTCAGATTAAATTGATTTGCTTATCATTTGTTGCAGACAAGGTTCAGGCAGTGCATGTAGAAGTATTTATGGAGGATTTGTAACCTGGGATAAAGGAACAAATGAGGATGGTTCTGATTCTAAAGCCAGACAGATAGCACCACATACTCACTGGCCAGAACTTTCTGTGCTTATTTTAGTGGTAAGAATCGATAGTTTCTgatgtttataaacaaaaatataagtaAATTTACTGAACTTctgtaaacaaaaaaacataaaaggaGATAACAGATATCcacaaaataaatgtaataatactaatatatatttttgaacaaAGAAGACTACACATTTTATTCAAATCAGTCCCCTGGTTTATTTGACGATTGTCACACAGGATTGAACCTATATTGAATAGTTGTACTATAAAGGGCAGTTGTTAACAACAAGTTAGTGCAATAAAGAATTTGTTGAtgtgcaaaaaaaacaaaaaaacaatatttacagaTTGTATACTATAAATGTCACTATTtctaattttctatatttttagaaTGAGTGTGAGTATGTTTAAGCCTATTGATTGTTGAAAACCATTGTTCATATATTGTAAATCACTGAGATAAGTTTGCATAATATAAAGCAAAAGTTTTAAGGAGTTGCCTTGATTAACTCccatgaatttttattttcaggtaAGTGACCAGACAAAACATACCAGTAGTACAGCAGGGATGCAGACCACAGTGGAAACCAGTGAGCTACTCAAACAGAGGCTGTCTGGTCTTCAAACCAAGGAAGATCAAATGACAGATGCTATAATGaacaaagattttaaaacatttgcTGAGATAACAATGAAGGTAAAAATAATTGTCTTCTAATttgagaaataaagaaataaatttagttGTGAGTTAGGATAATTGTTGTGACTGATATTTACAAGTTCAGAAGTTTTctattactgtgaaagtactaTAATTGGTgcgtaccaattttcgtggtttgagcaaaagTTTTATGTTcttgggtttttaaattcgtggattatagtttcaaaaaaaaaaatagagtcaAGAATTGAAGCCATTAGAATTAAAGATTACAAATTGTCTTGAgggaaggaaattgcaaagtaaacatttaaATGGTTGCACCCGTGTAAATTGTTGTGATGACACTAATTAACCAGAGATcgagtgatcaacagattaaagaccaccaaaggtgttaattaggccataaacatgtcacagaaaacagttacataaacaaatgctataaatgtACTTTGAATTAATTAATCTTTATCAAAAGCAAGCCCAGCATGATATTATTATTTTCCGTACGAGAATTATgcggatataaaatgaacactttatcataacAAATCATCACCggaatctgactttcatcgatcaaaaatattttttttatgagaatttaaagatcaaaagttgtacagtttaggtttttaaagattaaatgggtataatacTGCCTGTTGTTCATAGTGCATTTGCCCTGAGACTACTATTGAAGTAGTCTCAGATTTGCTGATATTCAATGTATTCTATATCATATAGGTAGTCAAACCTACATGGGTATCTTTCcattccatgtcttgatttggacaaacattgttatatttcattggacacttaaattcgtggataaagtggtccacaaaaaccacaaaaattggttccccatgaataaaagtacttttacaGTAAGTAATGTATCTATATTATGGatcattctaacatgacgtccttcaaacgctttgagtacacacccgtggtaaaatatgaatatattggttGGGCTGTTctgattgtactcccacgtcatatgatTGTTTATGGATGGAGTACACGACGTCATAGAATGATAACGTAATAGTTTAAGCATTTttcgggaaaatacacgcttctgATACCGAAAATCATCACCAGACAGAGAATgaaacgtaaacaaacaatactaaaatgtggtataagcccttttttatatacatagaagatatataagtaaattatcattaaaattcatccaaatctatctaaatatattattgtaaatagtttgagCATGTCACTAAAtctgtttgctccgttctttaCCGCCAATCTTAAAGTGGGttaatttatgggaacggcaaatatttgcctccatCTAGTTCGCTTTGAACCAAAACAATTGCTATATTTGtcttatcagaatcgaaataattcatgggggcttgaatatatctaaattttaccacgggttgtccctttatgccgatattttacccctcgctatcgctcagggtaaaatatttgtcataaagggccaacccgtggtaaaataacgatatattcaagcccccatgaattatttcttaaataataaatatgaagAAAACATGTGATTGTGTTTGTTTGTGTCTCTACAGCCTTTTGGATTGTATCACCCTAAATACTTTTCAAATGTTAGTTTGATTGATAAGCACTAATATGAGCCTAAAAATGTGATCTTATAGCACTAATATGAGCCTAAAAATGAGATCTTATAGCACTAATATGAACCTAAAAATGAGATCTTATAGCACTAATATGAACCTAAAAATGAGATCTTATAGCACTAATATGAACCTAAAAATGAGATCTTATAGCACTAATATGAGCCTAAAAATGAGATCTTATAGCACTAATATGAGCCTAAAAATGAGATATATTAGCACTAATATGAGCCTGAAAATGAGATATATTAGCACTAATTTAAGCCATTAGCCTGATTATGAGTGCTGCTAAAAATGAGATCCATTAGCACTAATATGAGCCTGAAAATAAGTGTTGCTAAAAATAAGATCTATTAGCACTAATTTGAGCCTGAAAATGAGTGCTGCTAAAAATGAGATCCATTAGCACTAATATGAGCAATTAGCCTGATTATGAGTGCTGCTAAAAATGAGATCCATTAGCACTAATATGAGCCtgaaaaaaagtgttgctaaaaATAAGATCTATTAGCACTAATTTGAGCCTGAAAATGAGTGCTGCTAAACATGAGATCTATTAGCACTAATATGAGCCTGAAAATGAGTGCTGCTAAAAATGAGATCTATTAGCACTAATATGAGCCTGAAATGAGTGCTGCTAAAAATGAGATAGATTAGCATTAATATGAGCCAGAAAATGAGTGCTGCTAAATATGAGATCTATTAGCACTCATATGAGCCTGAAAATTAGTGTTGCTAAAAATGAGATCCATTAGCACTAATATGAGCCTGAAAATTAGTGTTGCTAAAAATGAGATCTATTAGCACTAATATGAGCCTGAAAATTAGTGTTGCTAAAAATGAGATCTATTAGCACTAATTTGAGCCTGAAATGAGTGCTGCTAAAAATGAGATAGATTAGCACTAATATGAGCCAGAAAATGAGTGCTGCTAAAAATGAGATCTATTAGCACTCATATGAGCCTGAAAATTAGTGTTGCTAAAAATGAGATCCATTAGCACTAATATGAGCCTGAAAATGAGTACTGCTAAAAATGAGATCTATTAGCACTAATATGAGCCTGAACATGAGTGCTGCTGAAAATGAGATCCATTAGCACTTATATGAGCCTGAAAATGAGTGCTACTAAAAATGAGATCTATTAGCACTAATATGAACCTGAAAATGAATGCTGCTAAAAACGAGATAGATTTGCACTAATATGAGCCTGAAAATTAGTGCTGCTAAAAATGAGATGGATTAGCACTAATATGAGCCTGAAAATTAGTGCTGCTAAAAATGAGATGGATTAGCACTAATATGAGCCTGAAAATTAGTGTTGCTAAAAATGAGATCCATTAGCACTAATATGAGCCTGAAAATGAGTACTGCTAAAAATGAGATCTATTAGCACTAATATGAGCCTGAACATGAGTGCTGCTGAAAATGAGATCCATTAGCACTTATATGAGCCTGAAAATGAGTGCTACTAAAAATGAGATCTATAAGCACTAATATGAGCCTGAAAATGAATGCTGCTAAAAACGAGATAGATTAGCACTAATATGAGCCTGAAAATTAGTGTTGCTAAAAATGAGATCCATTAGCACTAATATGAGCCTGAACATGAGTGCTGCTAAAAATGAGATCTATTAGCACTAATATGAGCCTGAACATGAGTGCTGCTGAAAATGAGATCCATTAGCACTTATATGAGCCTGAAAATGAGTGCTACTAAAAATGAGATCTATTAGCACTAATATGAGCCTGAAAATGAATGCTGCTAAAAACGAGATAGATTAGCACTAATATGAGCCTGAAAATTAGTGCTGCTAAAAATGAGATGGATTAGCACTAATATGAGCCTGAAAATGAGTGCTGCTGAAAATGAGATGGATTAGCACTAATATGAGCCTGAAAATGAGTGCTGCTAAAAATGAGATCCATTAGCACTAATATGAGCCTGAAAATGAGTGCTGCTAAAAATGAGATCTATTAGCACTACTATGAGCCTGAAAATTAGTGCTTCTAAAAATGAGATAGATTAGCACTAATTTGAACCTGAAAATGAGTACTGCTAAAATGTTTAGTATTTAGTAACTTATCCTTACAATCTACTGAAAACCTAGGCATCCAATTGCTTTGTGAAATGGCATTGTTCTTTAAGGAGAATAATAAGTTATTTGCACACAGCCTCCAATCTCCCAGATTCTGTGACTTTGTAATTTAGAGGTTGGTGGGATGGGAGAAAACAATGCCATACTATGTTTCTATTTACATACTCTctaaatcaatttattttctgtttttatgtTTTCAGGAGAGTAACCAGCTCCATGCAGTGTGTTTAGATACCTATCCTCCCATTTCGTACATGACAGACACATCACATCAGATTATAAGATTAGTTCACCAGTATAATAGTATCAATGAGGATGTTAAGGTTGGTTTTACAATTATAGTATTTTGGGTTTATGGAAATAGCTATAAATACACCAAACATTTTCACTTGAATGTCTTATTAAaaagattaattttattttcctatTTAAGCATATTGCATTTAGAACTAGAGCAGAAATGGACAGTTTGGTGAATAGCTATACATAGTCTTCATTTGACCTGTATGTGTAGACTCAACACTTGTTCAATAAATATcataataaacaattatttttcagACTGGaacttatttaaatatataaatgtctaaAAGACAGATAAACCAGATCGTGTTGTGATTGTAATGAAGGTTAGCTTGTTTAGTGTTCGTTATGTTTTAAGATGTAGTAGGATTCCTATCAGATAATCTTAGTTTATTTATAATAGCCATATTTTGTAGGTATCATACACATTTGATGCTGGCCCTAATGCCTGTTTGTTTATGTTAGATTCTGAAATACCAAGATTTTATTCACTGGTGAAACACTTTTTCCTGCCTGAGAATGGACACAGCACAGTACAGGGTTTACCTATCACAGAACAAACTTTACACACGGTAAGCAGATTTTTGATCAGTCATACACTACTGAGAAATCAATTAGTGTACTGATATTTCACTAACTTACCTGCATATTTTGTATGGATTGCAACTATTTATACATGAAGCAGTGGatgtaaatacaaaaaagaaggaaaaaaattCAAGGGGAAACCAAAAAGCATTCGTTGAAGAAAAACAGGCTATACATTGGacaaaattgttgaaaatgaACCATTGTCTCAAAATTACTACACAGAAAATTTAGTACTATTTCATTCTAATGTATGTGGGAGGCTAGGAAGGGACTTTCAATATATCCCTGCAACCAAGAACCATTTTTTGGGGTTCTCCATTACAAATCATATTATGatatacaaaataacatttcaaagttttatatgaattatatattaatacaattgtacacataattttaagaattgttttttggtggaagaagacgtcaagtcttctgaagacctaTGGGACCGACTTTAACTCATTGagcctccgtatgccgcattcgtttctgtgtattacaatttcagatcatttcataacaacttaagattcctgacaccgatttttacacatgattaagcatctgaatcatttaatttgtaaattaggattgaaaaacaatcactatcgtaaatatgaccttttTATTTATGTAAGTTAATAGATTTCATTTCATCCACATGAAATCCATGAacattatttgtttacttgtaaccggatgtttttactgtagatatttgtagtacgcatgcgtgaatttggtatcgggacaactcgccctgtttacaagttcgcccttgaagttacgaatttgcaatcttgcagacaagaagattttgtttttaataaatgaaaaggatctatttcttattaaattggtgtctttattcattgttttccttgtcatgtgaattagatgcctttttacttcaaatggtttgaatctatttataaaattatacaagactcAGTTGACAAGAGCAGTACATTACTGTTGGGAGAATTTGATTAAACTCTAAATGCtcatagaataagaaatataattgaaactgaatgtacctccttctgaataatttattgcaatataaatataaatcccttttgacaagagaaatctgacttttgtcagaaatatttttttcacatgtgcaaaggtGATCATGTGTGGTGGCCATATTGGTTTGTTAACTATATGTGAAGAAGCCTCTAGAGCCATGACCTAGACATAAATAGTCTCTGAAAGCGTAAACTTTatgcaatactattttatcaatcatgattattttcataaatataaatttgattatttaaagaaataaaattataacaattacgatTTTAGATTAGAGATTCTACTCAgacatgctttgatctatttatagccaaattagtttacctgtgtgaaaatgtaaataatttgtttactaaacaagtaaagacaaactatggatggaagataataatttacataaatattgcaggacatttgattgattttaataaatataggatttaaaaactgcaagtggaaacaaatttaatcattagctacataatcagctgataatttTTCTCGCAAACATCGTGTTGATGTAACTGATGAAAATCACTCCATCAATCCTCCAGCCCTTTCACATATTAAGCAATAGATCTacttattattgtagaatattCATTGAATATACATTCATCGTCTAATTGAATATATTGGGTAATcggatatttttagctgacattttggGTATCCGATTGTCTGGAGTCTACTGTACTACCATAAACATAATAAAGAtagtaaattgtattttttttcactaatttattgacataatactggttgtaacatattttatttttgtattcaggttgggaccccccccccccccaattatgTGTGGTGTCCCTTAAATAAGGGACTGTTcctaaaacaaggggtcatttttctgttgaaataaaagaaagaacattttaaagatttttattaaactcaaaagtgggaaaattcttaaatttggaacattttttctaaatgaggggtcaaattaataaagaagatataagtttagaaacaacagaatattcttttgacatattttgaccaTTTAGTACTTAATAGATACTTAGTTCTTGGAggaaagtttcatcaaataatatgaataaaaatgtgcTCATTTTTTAAGATGGgttgtaatgttcttccaataaggttacccctcatttggagtgttgttcccaacctgttaaaggtccatctttgtgtgcataattcaaaattggaaatttcaacaagcatctaatattcttacgcAAGAAAATAAACCCTGATCTGCTAGCTTCATCTcttctaccgatttaataactagaatcatgcaaacagacttaagaaaaaggcatgtaagttcatcatacaaatatgacactttttctagacaatccagattgTGCAAAATACTTCGCTTAAAATTGTAACCTTAAGATTGTTGTTGTGCACTAAAAACCCCTTAGGGAATTTCAAAAGTTGGCCGGTATGTAACAATCCTTACTATTTTTATACTCCAttgatgggcattatgttttctggtctgtccgttcgtcctgcttctggttataaagtttatggtcgaggtactttttgatgaagttgaaatccaatcaacttgaaacttagtgcacatgcgttccttatgatatgatcttcttgATTTTACTGCtaatttaaagattttacctaattttcacagtccactgaacatagaaaatgattgtacggatgggaaatccatgtacttatgaccttttcttgtttgaagaaaaaaaaatacatcataacgataatggaacaaagcagcctgggttagtggggctgcttttgTGGTAATTCATGTTACCTTTTATccaccttcttccacctcagagctatcagctctttgattattatgccccacctacgatagtagaggggcattatgttttctggtctgtgcctccgttcgtccatctgtttgttcgttcgtgtgttcgttcgtcccacttcaggttaaagtttttggtcaaggtagtttttgatgaagttgaagtccaattcaCTTGaaaaaacttagtacacatgttccccatgatatgatctttctaattttaatgccaaattatagttttgaccccaatttcatggtcaactgaacatagaaaatgaaagtgcaaagttcaggttaaagtttttggtcaaggtagtttttgatgaagttaaagtcacaactacttgaaacttagtacacatgtgccctatgatatgatcgttctaattttaattccaaattaaagttttgaccgcaatt includes:
- the LOC139523041 gene encoding diphosphomevalonate decarboxylase-like isoform X2, with amino-acid sequence MLRTKTTIAACPNFTKDQIWLNGVEEDINNSRLQAVISAVKRRARKRKSDGETNPRLNWKLHIVSENNFPTAAGLASSAAGYGCLVYTLAKLLNVKGELSDIARQGSGSACRSIYGGFVTWDKGTNEDGSDSKARQIAPHTHWPELSVLILVVSDQTKHTSSTAGMQTTVETSELLKQRLSGLQTKEDQMTDAIMNKDFKTFAEITMKESNQLHAVCLDTYPPISYMTDTSHQIIRLVHQYNSINEDVKVSYTFDAGPNACLFMLDSEIPRFYSLVKHFFLPENGHSTVQGLPITEQTLHTDEIQKFKLSKQNGSVKYVIHTKPGPGPQVIEDPPESLVDDEGWPKPISDKT
- the LOC139523041 gene encoding diphosphomevalonate decarboxylase-like isoform X1, whose amino-acid sequence is MQCDTCTGPVNIAVIKYWGKRNEKLILPLNSSVSVTLHQNELRTKTTIAACPNFTKDQIWLNGVEEDINNSRLQAVISAVKRRARKRKSDGETNPRLNWKLHIVSENNFPTAAGLASSAAGYGCLVYTLAKLLNVKGELSDIARQGSGSACRSIYGGFVTWDKGTNEDGSDSKARQIAPHTHWPELSVLILVVSDQTKHTSSTAGMQTTVETSELLKQRLSGLQTKEDQMTDAIMNKDFKTFAEITMKESNQLHAVCLDTYPPISYMTDTSHQIIRLVHQYNSINEDVKVSYTFDAGPNACLFMLDSEIPRFYSLVKHFFLPENGHSTVQGLPITEQTLHTDEIQKFKLSKQNGSVKYVIHTKPGPGPQVIEDPPESLVDDEGWPKPISDKT